A genomic segment from Diadema setosum chromosome 11, eeDiaSeto1, whole genome shotgun sequence encodes:
- the LOC140235348 gene encoding histamine H2 receptor-like, whose protein sequence is MTITENSAIPWDFGAVTGQPVINGDERVPSMVIVSILTLTCIMVTSIVGNVLVLVAIYREQNLRNKTSVFIANLAVVDLVNAIVCISTFLVSCILDEWVFGDVYCTIIGLLTSLVCLSSINTLGAIALDRYFAIMYPFRYAELMSPRRIAAIIAWIWTQSFAFSLGPVFGWSRYMYIESEYMCATDWSDNAIYTGLVLGINSGIPVTIMAYSYAHILRVASAHRRRVKLQQLNENISTGPSNHARMNRKTMLALARRARQIRNDAKAATTLFIVMGTFLLCWFPQTVTMTCKIIPACAVFPETFYLVSTWFAMLNSACNPFIYGTTNRQFREAFKRSLALILPACSTGRFNWDIGNTLSSWTRTDSSLTVEMGDSEFVSRAINGEVIPQNLQELAAALREEWEAIPVDTINNLVNSLPQRLRALISARGGYTRSGRTRC, encoded by the exons ATGACCATCACCGAAAACAGTGCCATACCATGGGACTTCGGAGCAGTCACAGGACAGCCTGTAATCAACGGTGACGAAAGAGTGCCGTCTATGGTAATTGTTTCAATTCTGACACTGACCTGCATCATGGTCACGAGCATTGTCGGCAACGTGCTCGTTCTTGTGGCCATCTATCGCGAACAGAATCTGCGCAATAAAACGTCCGTGTTCATCGCCAACTTGGCTGTGGTCGACCTCGTGAATGCCATCGTCTGCATATCCACGTTTTTGGTAAGCTGCATCCTCGATGAGTGGGTATTTGGGGACGTCTATTGTACCATCATCGGCTTGCTAACGAGTCTTGTCTGTCTATCGAGCATCAACACACTCGGTGCAATCGCCCTTGATCGGTATTTTGCTATCATGTACCCGTTTCGCTATGCTGAGCTTATGTCGCCTCGTCGAATCGCAGCGATCATCGCTTGGATCTGGACCCAGTCATTTGCATTCAGTCTCGGCCCTGTCTTCGGCTGGtcgagatacatgtacatcgagTCGGAGTATATGTGTGCCACAGACTGGTCGGACAACGCCATTTACACAGGGTTAGTTCTCGGGATTAACTCTGGGATACCGGTGACAATTATGGCGTACAGCTACGCGCATATACTGCGCGTCGCCTCTGCGCATCGCAGACGGGTGAAATTGCAACAgttaaatgaaaacatttcgaCCGGTCCGAGTAATCATGCTCGCATGAATCGTAAAACTATGTTAGCTTTAGCCAGGCGCGCAAGGCAGATACGAAACGACGCCAAAGCGGCGACAACGTTGTTCATTGTCATGGGAACGTTTCTCCTGTGCTGGTTTCCGCAAACCGTGACCATGACTTGTAAAATCATTCCAGCTTGCGCCGTATTTCCAGAAACTTTCTACTTGGTCTCCACGTGGTTTGCGATGCTGAATTCTGCCTGCAATCCTTTCATTTATGGCACCACAAACAGACAGTTTCGCGAAGCGTTCAAACGATCGTTGGCCCTCATCCTGCCGGCAT GCAGCACGGGACGCTTCAACTGGGACATTGGCAACACGTTATCTTCATGGACGAGAACCGATTCATCCTTGACTGTAGAGATGGGAGACAGCGAGTTCGTCA GCCGAGCCATCAACGGCGAGGTCATTCCTCAAAATCTGCAGGAGTTGGCAGCTGCGTTGAGGGAAGAGTGGGAAGCAATACCTGTCGACACCATCAACAACCTGGTGAACAGCCTGCCACAACGCTTACGCGCTCTGATTAGTGCTAGGGGTGGATATACCCGAAGTGGACGTACCCGATGTTAG